Proteins found in one Paenibacillus borealis genomic segment:
- a CDS encoding M1 family aminopeptidase, producing MKPHSLRYTLIFAALAVLTLLGGGIWFLSGHSPAVWTAYAPKEAKSPADLPQQQIVQSALPEITPPPVSEALSQRVVEYHMDVQLLADTETLTASETMTWTHPGKKPVQELYFHLYPNAFASGNTTFMKESGGTLRGDSMPAGGYGSLTLTDLRTSEGVSLMQRTQYVQPDDGNTNDKTLLKVHLPQPVNGGESVTLKLQFEVKLPKIFARMGTADNFVMAGQWFPKLSVYEPAGTRGVKEEGWNLHQYHGTSEFYSDFGIYNVTISVPSDYKVAATGFPVKNARLVQDRKIYQFYADDVHDFAWAASPDFVVAEKAFSAPQVPGVKIKLYLDPLHKDLQERYFQAAEAALTAFSKWYGPYPYSTLSIVVPPESGNGAGGMEYPTLITAFGAAEATPSTSLERTVIHEIGHQYFYGMVASNEFEEAWLDESFTSYAEDRLMEQEYGVATSLPLQSSLVSSSQPLNLETWKYSGDDAYTRNVYIRGKLVLRDIERLAGTKNMDAILAAYVRKYRFKHPSTADFQKIVEKVTKQSWQTYFDQYVYSGGAPDFAVDDIRLTAKRGSGDGAGIQYDAVVKVSNQGSHYGDVPVKFTFSDGYTVQQYWNGEGKTTSFELSYKAPLVSAEIDPEHSILLESKHLNNFRMAELEHSTLSRWTLSATTLLETLLGTLVW from the coding sequence ATGAAGCCACATTCATTAAGGTATACCCTCATCTTCGCAGCCCTGGCTGTTCTCACCTTGCTTGGAGGCGGAATATGGTTTCTTTCAGGGCATAGCCCTGCCGTATGGACTGCCTATGCCCCAAAAGAGGCCAAGTCCCCCGCCGATCTGCCGCAGCAGCAGATCGTGCAATCTGCCCTTCCGGAGATCACTCCTCCTCCAGTATCAGAGGCTTTAAGCCAGCGTGTGGTGGAATATCACATGGATGTGCAGCTGCTGGCCGATACGGAAACCTTAACCGCTTCCGAAACGATGACCTGGACCCATCCGGGCAAGAAGCCGGTCCAAGAGCTCTATTTTCACCTTTACCCTAATGCCTTCGCTTCCGGCAATACAACCTTCATGAAGGAATCCGGAGGAACTCTACGCGGCGACTCCATGCCTGCGGGCGGGTATGGCAGCCTGACACTTACGGATCTGCGGACCTCCGAGGGCGTTTCGCTAATGCAGCGTACCCAGTATGTGCAGCCTGACGATGGCAATACGAATGACAAGACACTGCTTAAAGTCCACCTGCCCCAGCCGGTAAACGGCGGTGAGAGCGTAACACTCAAGCTCCAGTTTGAGGTCAAGCTGCCGAAAATATTTGCCCGTATGGGAACCGCCGATAACTTCGTTATGGCCGGCCAGTGGTTTCCCAAGCTCAGCGTCTATGAGCCTGCAGGTACAAGGGGAGTGAAGGAAGAAGGCTGGAACCTGCATCAGTACCATGGCACATCTGAATTCTACAGCGACTTCGGTATTTACAATGTAACCATTTCCGTCCCTTCCGATTACAAGGTTGCCGCCACCGGATTTCCGGTGAAGAACGCCCGGCTGGTGCAGGACCGCAAGATCTATCAGTTCTACGCTGATGATGTTCATGACTTCGCTTGGGCGGCCTCGCCGGATTTCGTGGTTGCCGAGAAGGCCTTCTCTGCGCCGCAGGTACCCGGGGTAAAGATTAAGCTCTATCTGGACCCGCTGCATAAGGATCTTCAGGAGCGCTATTTCCAGGCCGCAGAGGCTGCCCTAACCGCCTTCAGCAAATGGTACGGCCCGTATCCTTACTCCACGTTATCCATTGTAGTCCCGCCTGAGTCCGGCAACGGTGCCGGAGGGATGGAATATCCGACACTGATCACCGCCTTCGGTGCTGCCGAGGCAACGCCCAGCACTTCGCTTGAGCGCACCGTGATCCATGAAATCGGACATCAGTATTTCTATGGCATGGTTGCCAGCAATGAATTCGAGGAAGCATGGCTGGACGAAAGCTTCACTTCATATGCCGAAGACCGGCTGATGGAGCAGGAATACGGCGTAGCAACAAGCCTCCCGCTGCAGTCCAGCCTGGTCTCTTCCTCACAGCCGCTCAACCTGGAAACCTGGAAATACAGCGGCGATGATGCCTACACGCGGAATGTGTATATCCGGGGCAAGCTGGTGCTCCGTGACATCGAACGGTTAGCAGGAACCAAGAACATGGATGCCATCCTCGCCGCCTATGTCCGTAAGTACCGCTTCAAGCATCCCTCTACCGCTGACTTTCAGAAGATTGTGGAGAAAGTAACCAAGCAATCCTGGCAGACCTATTTTGACCAATATGTCTACAGCGGCGGTGCCCCAGATTTTGCAGTGGACGATATCCGTCTTACGGCCAAACGGGGCAGCGGTGACGGAGCGGGAATTCAATATGATGCTGTAGTTAAGGTAAGCAACCAAGGCAGCCATTATGGCGATGTCCCTGTAAAATTCACATTCTCGGACGGGTATACTGTGCAGCAATACTGGAATGGCGAGGGAAAAACAACATCTTTTGAATTATCCTATAAAGCGCCTCTGGTCTCCGCCGAGATTGATCCGGAGCATTCCATACTGCTGGAGAGCAAGCATCTCAATAATTTCAGAATGGCGGAGCTTGAGCACAGTACTCTCTCCCGCTGGACGCTTAGCGCGACAACTCTGCTTGAAACCCTGCTCGGAACTCTTGTCTGGTGA
- a CDS encoding YwhD family protein, with protein MDNVQPEGKKQIALNIVNAKSKHKGFGAGSIDLGNVSPVIIDQGIAVIDIGAMHAKSKVEKGIKFSVNREDVPEGRQVWVVWVAVDRTPEGQFYGGITACEMWIDSEARRGWKILADHVNKLDAALKRKIILEGLGSTERAALKSLLIAHNEEWWAASPEELKAALSE; from the coding sequence GTGGATAACGTACAACCGGAGGGCAAAAAGCAGATTGCCTTGAATATTGTAAATGCCAAGAGTAAGCATAAAGGCTTCGGTGCAGGCTCCATTGATCTGGGTAATGTTTCGCCTGTCATCATTGATCAGGGTATCGCCGTTATCGATATCGGTGCCATGCATGCCAAGAGCAAAGTGGAGAAGGGGATTAAGTTCTCCGTGAACCGTGAGGATGTTCCGGAAGGAAGACAGGTCTGGGTCGTCTGGGTCGCTGTGGATCGTACACCGGAGGGCCAGTTCTATGGCGGAATTACCGCCTGTGAGATGTGGATCGATTCCGAAGCCCGCCGGGGCTGGAAGATTCTCGCGGATCATGTTAATAAGCTGGATGCTGCCCTGAAGCGGAAGATTATTCTGGAGGGACTTGGTTCTACAGAGCGTGCCGCGCTGAAGTCACTTCTGATCGCCCATAATGAAGAGTGGTGGGCCGCTTCGCCTGAAGAGCTGAAAGCGGCATTGTCGGAGTAG
- a CDS encoding AbrB/MazE/SpoVT family DNA-binding domain-containing protein, whose protein sequence is MKDTGMIRSLDSLGRIVVPVEIRMTRNIDIGDPIEFFILNEEIIVLRKYTSTECTFCRSLDHVTYYKDQFICNTCLKELSDPGRGTEEISVAPDSSEENAEPVRSGRRTKTEEMSQRLEKAMEDHPYANQKELAEVLGISQARVSQLKRKLSTSGRATP, encoded by the coding sequence ATGAAAGATACAGGCATGATCCGGAGTTTAGACAGTCTTGGTAGAATTGTGGTTCCCGTAGAAATCCGCATGACACGAAATATTGACATTGGGGATCCCATCGAGTTTTTTATTCTGAATGAGGAAATTATCGTCCTCAGAAAGTACACCTCCACTGAATGCACATTCTGCAGAAGTCTTGACCATGTAACCTACTATAAAGATCAATTCATTTGTAATACCTGCCTCAAGGAGCTGAGTGACCCCGGACGCGGAACTGAAGAGATCTCTGTCGCTCCAGACTCAAGCGAGGAGAATGCCGAGCCTGTCCGCAGTGGACGGAGAACGAAGACGGAAGAAATGAGCCAGCGGCTGGAGAAAGCGATGGAGGATCACCCCTATGCCAATCAGAAGGAGCTTGCCGAGGTGCTCGGAATCAGCCAGGCCAGAGTAAGCCAGCTGAAGCGCAAGCTAAGTACTTCCGGCAGAGCGACACCCTAG